The following are encoded together in the Rana temporaria chromosome 12, aRanTem1.1, whole genome shotgun sequence genome:
- the USH1G gene encoding Usher syndrome type-1G protein isoform X1, whose product MAATKGHMECVRYLDSIAAKQNGLNPKLVSKLKDRAFREAEKRIRDCAKLQRKHHERMERRYRKEMSDRSDTMSFSSFSSSVSQRLPSATLLATMPYSHTAGTTKGKSKMQKKLEKRKQNEGTFKIYEDGRKSVRSLSGLQLGNDVMFVKQGTYASPRDRGRQHLRDMFVHEEDSLSRAVSDPGLHVDSAHSEVSTDSGHDSLFTRPGLGTMVFRRNYLSSGLFGVGRKEDNEHTMQRELVKLRSRLKRSSSLDDSIGSARSLQERNEQELPWEEEELGFDDEEEPDTSPLETFLASLHMSEFFTLLQAEKIDLAALTLCSDNDLKGIHIPLGPRKKILEGIQRRKQALGRPQSIGDTEL is encoded by the exons ATGGCTGCCACCAAGGGCCACATGGAGTGCGTGCGTTATCTGGATTCCATTGCAGCCAAGCAGAATGGTTTAAATCCCAAGCTGGTTTCCAAACTGAAGGACCGTGCTTTCCGTGAGGCAGAAAAACGCATCCGCGATTGTGCAAAACTGCAACGCAAGCATCATGAGCGGATGGAGAGGCGTTATCGAAAAGAGATGTCTGACCGTTCTGATACCATGAGCTTTTCCAGCTTTTCCAG CTCAGTGAGCCAGCGCCTCCCCAGTGCCACATTACTTGCCACCATGCCATATTCCCACACTGCGGGCACCACAAAGGGCAAATCAAAGATGCAGAAGAAACTGGAGAAACGGAAGCAGAACGAAGGAACTTTTAAGATATATGAGGATGGTCGAAAGAGTGTGCGCTCACTTTCTGGACTTCAATTAGGAAATGACGTCATGTTTGTGAAGCAAGGCACCTATGCCAGTCCCCGGGATCGAGGCCGACAACATCTCCGGGATATGTTTGTTCATGAGGAGGATTCGTTATCAAGGGCTGTCAGTGACCCTGGATTACATGTGGATTCTGCTCACTCTGAAGTCAGCACTGACTCTGGACATGATTCCCTTTTCACCAGACCAGGTCTTGGCACTATGGTTTTTAGGAGGAACTATCTGAGCAGTGGGCTGTTTGGAGTAGGCAGGAAGGAAGACAATGAACATACCATGCAAAGGGAGCTTGTGAAGCTGCGGAGTAGACTCAAACGTTCTTCAAGTTTGGACGATAGTATTGGCAGTGCCCGTAGCCTGCAGGAGAGAAACGAGCAGGAGCTGCCATGGGAAGAAGAGGAGTTAGGGTTTGATGATGAAGAGGAACCTGACACCAGCCCCTTGGAGACTTTTTTGGCATCGCTGCACATGTCAGAGTTTTTCACCCTTTTGCAGGCTGAAAAGATTGATCTGGCAGCTCTGACACTTTGCTCAGACAATGACCTTAAGGGTATACACATCCCCTTAGGACCTCGCAAAAAAATCCTGGAGGGTATCCAGAGGAGAAAACAGGCACTAGGTAGACCCCAATCAATAGGCGATACTGAGCT
- the USH1G gene encoding Usher syndrome type-1G protein isoform X2 yields MAATKGHMECVRYLDSIAAKQNGLNPKLVSKLKDRAFREAEKRIRDCAKLQRKHHERMERRYRKEMSDRSDTMSFSSFSSSVSQRLPSATLLATMPYSHTAGTTKGKSKMQKKLEKRKQNEGTFKIYEDGRKSVRSLSGLQLGNDVMFVKQGTYASPRDRGRQHLRDMFVHEEDSLSRAVSDPGLHVDSAHSEVSTDSGHDSLFTRPGLGTMVFRRNYLSSGLFGVGRKEDNEHTMQRELVKLRSRLKRSSSLDDSIGSARSLQERNEQELPWEEEELGFDDEEEPDTSPLETFLASLHMSEFFTLLQAEKIDLAALTLCSDNDLKGIHIPLGPRKKILEGIQRRKQALGRPQSIGDTEL; encoded by the exons ATGGCTGCCACCAAGGGCCACATGGAGTGCGTGCGTTATCTGGATTCCATTGCAGCCAAGCAGAATGGTTTAAATCCCAAGCTGGTTTCCAAACTGAAGGACCGTGCTTTCCGTGAGGCAGAAAAACGCATCCGCGATTGTGCAAAACTGCAACGCAAGCATCATGAGCGGATGGAGAGGCGTTATCGAAAAGAGATGTCTGACCGTTCTGATACCATGAGCTTTTCCAGCTTTTCCAG CTCAGTGAGCCAGCGCCTCCCCAGTGCCACATTACTTGCCACCATGCCATATTCCCACACTGCGGGCACCACAAAGGGCAAATCAAAGATGCAGAAGAAACTGGAGAAACGGAAGCAGAACGAAGGAACTTTTAAGATATATGAGGATGGTCGAAAGAGTGTGCGCTCACTTTCTGGACTTCAATTAGGAAATGACGTCATGTTTGTGAAGCAAGGCACCTATGCCAGTCCCCGGGATCGAGGCCGACAACATCTCCGGGATATGTTTGTTCATGAGGAGGATTCGTTATCAAGGGCTGTCAGTGACCCTGGATTACATGTGGATTCTGCTCACTCTGAAGTCAGCACTGACTCTGGACATGATTCCCTTTTCACCAGACCAGGTCTTGGCACTATGGTTTTTAGGAGGAACTATCTGAGCAGTGGGCTGTTTGGAGTAGGCAGGAAGGAAGACAATGAACATACCATGCAAAGGGAGCTTGTGAAGCTGCGGAGTAGACTCAAACGTTCTTCAAGTTTGGACGATAGTATTGGCAGTGCCCGTAGCCTGCAGGAGAGAAACGAGCAGGAGCTGCCATGGGAAGAAGAGGAGTTAGGGTTTGATGATGAAGAGGAACCTGACACCAGCCCCTTGGAGACTTTTTTGGCATCGCTGCACATGTCAGAGTTTTTCACCCTTTTGCAGGCTGAAAAGATTGATCTGGCAGCTCTGACACTTTGCTCAGACAATGACCTTAAGGGTATACACATCCCCTTAGGACCTCGCAAAAAAATCCTGGAGGGTATCCAGAGGAGAAAACAGGCACTAGGTAGACCCCAATCAATAGGCGATACTGAGCTGTAA